The following proteins are encoded in a genomic region of Sorangiineae bacterium MSr12523:
- a CDS encoding cytochrome P450 — MNHFDLWGEPAHVDPLPILARMRSEAPIVRLFDPHQGAPEWVVTRYADVVELLRDNRFSKDKRKLPPRSREMYFRVSELDALDKHMLFADPPEHTRLRSLVAKAFTPRRMRDMQPRIAESARWLLREADETRGSGGVNLLEVFAFSLPITVLAELIGVPLEDQPRFKAWTNILAAPPDFESLRRMAVEFQEYLAEFIQRRRAEPCDDLTSALIAAEEQGDRLSAVELMSMLFLLIAAGYETTGNLIANSVWALLKHPAELARLRAEPSLLESAIEEVLRYCPPVKNTIGAYPLADTKFQGQVIPEGEKVVASLLSANHDPEQFEEPERFDITRSPNKHVAFGLGPHFCLGAPLARLEASVAVDVLVQEYPRLAFAEDPSNLRWREAVFIHGLNRLPVIW; from the coding sequence ATGAATCATTTCGATCTATGGGGCGAGCCGGCACACGTGGATCCCTTGCCGATTCTCGCGCGCATGCGGTCGGAAGCGCCCATCGTACGCCTCTTCGACCCCCATCAAGGCGCGCCGGAATGGGTGGTGACCCGCTACGCCGACGTCGTGGAGTTGCTGCGAGACAATCGATTCAGCAAAGACAAACGCAAATTGCCCCCGCGATCGCGCGAAATGTATTTCCGAGTGTCCGAGCTGGACGCGCTGGACAAACACATGCTTTTCGCCGACCCGCCCGAGCATACGCGTCTGCGGTCGTTGGTGGCCAAGGCCTTCACGCCGCGCCGGATGCGGGATATGCAGCCCCGCATTGCCGAGAGCGCACGGTGGCTGCTTCGCGAGGCGGATGAAACGCGCGGTTCCGGGGGCGTCAACTTGCTCGAGGTGTTCGCTTTTTCATTACCCATTACGGTGCTCGCCGAATTGATTGGCGTTCCGCTGGAAGACCAACCCCGGTTCAAAGCATGGACCAACATTCTGGCCGCTCCGCCCGATTTCGAATCGCTGCGGCGCATGGCCGTGGAGTTCCAGGAATACCTCGCAGAGTTCATTCAGCGCCGCCGCGCCGAGCCGTGCGACGATCTCACGAGCGCGCTCATCGCGGCCGAGGAGCAAGGGGATCGCCTCTCCGCGGTGGAGCTCATGAGCATGCTCTTTCTCCTCATCGCCGCGGGATACGAGACCACGGGCAACCTCATTGCCAATAGCGTTTGGGCGCTGTTGAAGCATCCCGCCGAGCTTGCGCGATTGCGCGCCGAACCGTCCCTGCTCGAATCGGCCATCGAAGAGGTCCTGCGGTATTGCCCGCCGGTGAAGAACACCATCGGTGCGTATCCGCTCGCCGATACCAAATTCCAAGGGCAGGTCATTCCGGAGGGCGAGAAGGTCGTCGCATCGCTCTTGTCGGCCAATCACGATCCCGAGCAGTTCGAGGAGCCGGAGCGCTTCGATATCACGCGCTCACCGAACAAGCATGTGGCCTTCGGACTCGGCCCTCACTTCTGCCTCGGTGCGCCGCTCGCGCGGCTGGAAGCCTCCGTCGCCGTGGACGTGCTCGTGCAGGAATACCCGCGGCTGGCGTTCGCCGAGGATCCCTCGAATTTGCGATGGCGTGAAGCCGTGTTCATTCACGGATTGAATCGATTGCCGGTGATCTGGTGA
- a CDS encoding glutathione S-transferase N-terminal domain-containing protein has translation MKVYGTDTSACTHKVLTVLEEKGHQAELVFVSVIRGHDKSPEHRKRQPFGEIPVLEDDGFLIYESRAIMRYLDRRLPGPSLTPSDIRAYGLMEQWISVEQSYVSGPVWTLVRGGPVYEIIRRSPAVDLLPPPPNEAEAAQARGELARAFDIVERTLAAQEYLAGDAFSLAEISWMPYLQYLFASHGGHLVTERPNMAAWWQRISTRRSWIKVGKVLDSVENT, from the coding sequence ATGAAGGTCTATGGAACGGATACCAGCGCCTGCACGCACAAAGTGCTGACCGTGCTGGAAGAAAAAGGTCACCAGGCGGAATTGGTCTTCGTGAGTGTCATTCGAGGCCATGACAAATCGCCGGAGCACCGGAAACGGCAGCCGTTCGGCGAGATTCCCGTTCTCGAGGACGACGGTTTCTTGATTTACGAATCCCGCGCCATCATGCGATATCTGGATCGGCGCCTGCCAGGGCCCTCGCTCACGCCCTCGGATATCCGGGCCTATGGCCTCATGGAACAATGGATAAGCGTGGAGCAATCCTACGTGAGCGGCCCCGTATGGACCTTGGTGCGCGGCGGCCCCGTTTACGAAATCATCCGGCGCAGTCCAGCCGTCGACTTACTGCCGCCCCCACCGAACGAGGCCGAAGCCGCCCAGGCGCGCGGTGAGCTGGCCCGGGCATTCGATATCGTGGAACGGACCTTGGCTGCGCAAGAGTACCTGGCAGGCGATGCATTCAGCCTCGCGGAGATCAGTTGGATGCCGTACTTGCAATACCTTTTCGCTTCGCACGGCGGCCATCTCGTCACCGAACGTCCAAACATGGCTGCCTGGTGGCAGCGGATCAGCACGCGCCGTTCCTGGATCAAGGTCGGCAAAGTCCTCGATAGTGTGGAGAACACCTGA
- a CDS encoding acyltransferase domain-containing protein: MTTLEEIEAKYRSRLVRAAAALQEMEARVERMRKERTEPIAVIGMGCRFPGDARDPEAFWQMIRDGVDAVSEVPAHRAPTRESAHLSSAARWGAFLSNVDGFDAAFFGISPREACQLDPQQRLVLEVAWEALEHAGLVPQRLAGTTTGVFLGMSTNDYLLLGASAGTEARDAHTGTGTAHAFGPGRLSYFLGLRGPSMTVDTACSSSLVAVHLAIQSLRSGESSLALAGGVNLILHPSTTEIVADLQALSPDGRCRSFEARANGFVRGEGCGLVVLKRLSDAEADGDRVLALLRGSSVNADGHSAGLTAPSVLAQQEMLRQALANARVSAKDIGYVETHGTGTPLGDPIEIEALIEVLGAPRPNDEPCVLGAVKTNIGHLEAAAGIAGLIKVVQALRHESIPGNLHFTTLNPHISLQGTPFVIPTKPVPWPARKGSRPRLSGVSSFGMSGTNAHVIVEEAPHAEAAAAFEEPAAILLPISARTEAATRELAGAYAAILEPHGPGLNAMAFTAAVRRQHHEHRAAFVVSSREQFARLANAFARGETPAGVVAGQATAPGALTFVFSGQGAQWIGMGRELLAGQPVFAAALAECDAHAPFSLTRELREAADGRLNQTEIVQPVLFGVQIALVALLSSWGIEPVAVIGHSVGEIAAAYVAGALSLADAMRIVVLRGRIMQRAAGSGRMVAITASPEQAMQALGDATRNVSIAAINDRGSIVLSGPERELDVIVERLGGRAKKLDVDYAFHSPIMAPLADELARELVGLVPKPATRPMYSTVTGARLTGMELTAAYWADNVRQPVRFADAVHAAIDAGARDFLEIGPHPVLSANLRQCLVDQSTPGRVVSTLRRAEPEFPRLLRALAALYTRGHAVNFHALYPMRQPVVTLPTYPWQRKPYWLNRTPEPETTRADPARWVDHVRTLPAAEREAEIERAVRIDVATVLQLASPEEVPADRPLMELGVDSLMAVQVRHELSARTGEALPATVAFDYPTPKALARYLLERLSSVE; this comes from the coding sequence GTGACCACACTCGAGGAAATCGAGGCCAAATACCGCTCTCGCCTGGTCCGGGCGGCCGCCGCGCTGCAGGAGATGGAGGCGCGCGTGGAACGCATGCGCAAAGAACGGACGGAGCCCATCGCGGTGATTGGCATGGGCTGCCGATTCCCAGGTGACGCGCGCGATCCGGAGGCATTCTGGCAGATGATTCGCGATGGCGTGGACGCCGTGTCCGAGGTGCCTGCCCACCGCGCCCCTACCCGCGAAAGCGCGCACCTGTCGTCGGCCGCACGATGGGGCGCGTTTCTGTCCAACGTCGATGGGTTCGACGCGGCATTCTTCGGCATTTCCCCACGCGAAGCCTGCCAGCTCGATCCGCAGCAACGGCTCGTGCTCGAGGTGGCGTGGGAGGCCCTGGAGCACGCGGGGCTGGTCCCGCAGCGGTTGGCGGGCACCACCACGGGCGTGTTCCTGGGCATGAGCACCAACGATTACCTGCTCCTCGGTGCATCGGCAGGGACCGAAGCCCGCGACGCACACACGGGGACCGGCACCGCGCACGCCTTCGGGCCCGGGCGGCTGTCGTACTTCCTCGGCCTGCGCGGGCCCAGCATGACGGTGGACACGGCGTGCTCGTCGTCGTTGGTCGCCGTGCACCTCGCCATTCAGAGCCTGCGCAGCGGCGAGAGTTCTCTGGCGCTGGCCGGCGGGGTCAATTTGATCCTGCATCCATCGACGACCGAGATCGTCGCAGATCTCCAGGCGCTGTCCCCGGACGGCCGATGCCGCAGCTTCGAGGCGCGGGCCAACGGCTTCGTGCGCGGTGAGGGTTGTGGGCTGGTGGTGCTCAAGCGCCTATCCGATGCGGAGGCCGACGGCGACCGGGTGCTCGCGCTCTTGCGTGGTTCGTCGGTGAACGCGGACGGTCACTCGGCAGGACTCACCGCCCCCAGCGTGCTCGCCCAGCAGGAGATGCTGCGCCAAGCCCTGGCCAACGCGCGCGTGTCCGCGAAGGACATTGGCTACGTGGAGACCCATGGCACGGGCACCCCGCTCGGCGATCCCATCGAAATCGAGGCGCTCATCGAGGTGCTCGGCGCCCCGCGTCCCAACGACGAGCCGTGCGTGCTCGGGGCGGTCAAAACCAACATCGGCCACTTGGAAGCCGCCGCGGGCATCGCCGGTCTCATCAAAGTAGTGCAGGCCCTGCGCCACGAGAGCATTCCGGGCAATCTGCACTTCACCACGCTCAACCCGCATATCTCCTTGCAAGGCACGCCTTTCGTCATTCCGACGAAGCCGGTGCCATGGCCCGCGCGAAAAGGATCGCGTCCGCGGCTCTCGGGTGTGAGCTCGTTCGGGATGAGCGGGACCAATGCGCACGTGATCGTCGAAGAGGCTCCGCACGCGGAAGCGGCGGCCGCCTTCGAGGAGCCTGCGGCCATCCTGCTGCCGATTTCCGCGCGAACGGAAGCGGCGACCCGTGAATTGGCCGGCGCGTACGCGGCCATCCTGGAACCGCATGGCCCCGGACTGAATGCGATGGCCTTCACCGCCGCGGTTCGCCGGCAGCACCACGAGCATCGGGCTGCCTTCGTGGTGAGCTCGCGCGAACAATTCGCCCGATTGGCCAACGCGTTCGCGCGCGGGGAGACGCCCGCCGGTGTGGTGGCTGGCCAAGCCACGGCCCCCGGTGCGTTGACATTCGTGTTCTCCGGGCAGGGCGCGCAGTGGATCGGTATGGGGCGCGAGCTCCTCGCCGGTCAGCCGGTCTTTGCCGCGGCCTTGGCGGAATGCGATGCCCACGCGCCGTTCTCGCTGACGCGCGAGCTGCGCGAGGCCGCCGATGGCCGGCTAAACCAGACCGAGATCGTGCAGCCGGTCCTGTTCGGCGTGCAGATCGCGCTGGTCGCGCTGCTGTCGTCGTGGGGAATCGAACCGGTGGCGGTCATCGGTCATAGCGTCGGCGAGATTGCCGCGGCGTACGTCGCCGGGGCACTGAGCTTGGCCGATGCGATGCGAATCGTCGTCCTGCGCGGTCGAATCATGCAGCGCGCCGCGGGATCGGGACGGATGGTGGCCATCACGGCGAGCCCCGAACAGGCCATGCAGGCGCTGGGTGATGCGACCCGTAATGTATCCATCGCCGCCATCAACGACCGCGGTTCGATCGTGCTGTCCGGCCCCGAGCGCGAATTGGACGTGATCGTGGAGCGCCTCGGCGGTCGCGCGAAAAAGTTGGACGTGGATTACGCCTTCCACTCGCCCATCATGGCACCGCTCGCCGACGAGCTGGCGCGGGAACTGGTCGGTCTCGTTCCAAAGCCGGCAACGCGACCGATGTACAGCACGGTGACCGGCGCGCGCCTCACGGGCATGGAGCTCACCGCCGCATACTGGGCCGACAACGTGCGGCAGCCGGTGCGCTTCGCGGACGCGGTCCACGCCGCCATCGATGCGGGCGCGCGCGATTTCCTCGAAATCGGGCCCCATCCCGTGCTGTCGGCCAATCTGCGGCAATGCCTGGTCGACCAATCGACACCGGGCCGCGTCGTGAGCACGCTGCGCCGTGCCGAGCCGGAGTTCCCACGATTGCTGCGCGCGCTGGCCGCGCTCTACACGCGCGGTCACGCGGTGAATTTCCATGCGCTGTACCCGATGCGCCAACCGGTAGTGACGCTGCCGACCTATCCATGGCAGCGCAAACCGTATTGGCTGAATCGGACGCCGGAGCCCGAAACCACGCGCGCGGACCCCGCACGATGGGTGGATCACGTGCGGACGCTCCCCGCGGCCGAGCGCGAGGCCGAAATCGAGCGGGCCGTACGCATCGACGTGGCCACCGTGCTGCAACTCGCCTCGCCGGAGGAGGTGCCCGCCGATCGGCCGCTGATGGAACTGGGCGTGGATTCGCTCATGGCCGTGCAAGTGCGGCACGAGCTTTCCGCGCGCACGGGCGAGGCACTCCCCGCAACCGTCGCATTCGATTACCCCACCCCCAAGGCGCTTGCACGGTATCTGCTCGAGCGGCTGTCGTCGGTCGAATGA